The following coding sequences lie in one Salipiger sp. H15 genomic window:
- a CDS encoding nucleobase:cation symporter-2 family protein, with protein MKKNTSAAHPVDQVLPPMRMIVLALQHLLVMYSGAIAVPFIIGGALDLSQEQIAYLIQADLITCGIATLIQTVGFWRFGIRLPMMQGLTFAAISPVIAIASDPALLEIGGTAGLQAVYGAVIVSGLVAIAIAPLGRYIVRLFPPIVVGSVLTVIGLSLLPVAITYASGGYVSDAGAPKYAGIAFSVLAVIIALNVLGRGFLRNIAIFVGILLGIGMAALMGEVDFGGIGTDRVISVVTPFHFGAPTFHLVPILSMVLVIAITWVESVGDAMIVGEIVDRKPDARSISDLIRADGLSTVIGGVMNSFQYTAFSENVALVSITGVRSRWVVALAGVFLIAIGLSPVLAGFAASIPKAVVGGAGFMMFGTLVVVGIKTLRRVDFDSDFRNYIVIGLSVGMAMIAIVKPDFFAFMPGWSQVIFTSPVIMGALAAIVLNLALLGLHKGLEDSRFAQA; from the coding sequence ATGAAAAAGAACACCTCCGCCGCACATCCCGTCGACCAGGTTCTGCCCCCGATGCGGATGATCGTGCTCGCGCTTCAGCACCTGCTGGTGATGTACTCCGGTGCCATTGCGGTACCCTTCATCATCGGCGGTGCGCTCGACCTCAGCCAGGAACAGATCGCCTACCTGATCCAGGCCGACCTGATTACCTGCGGCATTGCCACGCTGATCCAGACCGTCGGATTCTGGCGCTTCGGAATCCGCTTGCCGATGATGCAGGGGCTGACATTTGCCGCCATCTCGCCGGTCATCGCCATCGCCAGCGATCCGGCGCTGCTCGAGATCGGTGGCACTGCCGGGCTTCAGGCGGTCTATGGTGCGGTGATCGTGTCCGGCCTCGTCGCCATCGCCATCGCCCCGCTCGGGCGCTACATCGTGCGCCTGTTCCCGCCCATAGTGGTTGGCTCGGTGCTCACGGTGATCGGCCTCAGTCTGCTGCCGGTTGCGATCACCTACGCCTCCGGTGGCTACGTGTCGGACGCGGGCGCGCCCAAATACGCCGGCATAGCTTTCAGCGTGCTCGCGGTAATCATCGCACTCAACGTCCTCGGCCGCGGTTTCCTGCGAAATATCGCGATCTTCGTCGGCATCCTCCTCGGCATCGGAATGGCAGCACTTATGGGCGAGGTGGATTTTGGCGGCATCGGTACCGACCGGGTGATCTCGGTGGTGACCCCGTTCCACTTCGGCGCGCCCACCTTCCACCTCGTGCCGATCCTGAGCATGGTGCTGGTGATCGCCATCACATGGGTTGAATCCGTCGGCGACGCGATGATCGTCGGCGAGATCGTGGACCGCAAGCCCGATGCTCGGAGCATCTCTGACCTCATCCGCGCCGACGGTCTGTCGACGGTCATCGGTGGTGTGATGAACTCCTTCCAGTACACGGCCTTTTCCGAGAATGTGGCCCTGGTCAGCATTACAGGCGTGCGCAGCCGATGGGTGGTCGCACTGGCGGGAGTCTTCCTGATCGCGATCGGCCTGTCGCCGGTGCTCGCCGGCTTTGCTGCCTCGATTCCTAAGGCCGTCGTCGGCGGAGCCGGCTTCATGATGTTCGGCACGCTGGTCGTGGTCGGTATCAAGACCCTGCGCCGGGTCGATTTCGACAGCGACTTCCGCAACTACATCGTCATCGGGCTGAGCGTCGGCATGGCTATGATCGCCATCGTTAAGCCGGACTTCTTCGCCTTCATGCCGGGCTGGTCGCAGGTGATCTTTACCTCACCGGTGATCATGGGTGCGCTTGCGGCTATCGTGCTCAATCTCGCGCTCCTGGGGCTCCACAAGGGACTGGAAGATAGTCGCTTCGCTCAGGCCTGA
- a CDS encoding DUF3604 domain-containing protein: MIRAFATTSILALCAANASSAQDVPTNPLREAYFGNLHVHTAWSFDANINGAVSGPDEAYRWARGEAIPGGGGGPDLKILRPLDWYSVGDHAEYLGALPLMGDPDSPVSKHPLAAAISGDDATASFAAYTEILDGISNRRNDPILGDPALLASVWQKIVAIADQHYKPGEFTTFAGFEWTSNPGWRNLHRVVIFRDTENVSDHAFSAIESDREEDLWAWMDLQRESGAELLAVPHNGNASDGLMFPIGTSYGGSDIDSAYAETRMRNEPLYEITQIKGTSEVYPAISPNDEFANFELWDYTLASTATPPEHKVGGYMREALIRGMALEAEGKGNPFKYGFIGDSDTHNAASTIEENNYTGKFGFENNPEHRLEGPPGVSEAAAQQVRQFSSGGLAGVWAESNTREAIFDAMVRKETFATSGVRMRVRMFGGYDYAEGMMESADWLQAAYDGGVPMGGNLPAAPEGVAPTFLLAAIKEANGANLDRIQVIKGWVENGEQKEQIYDVALSGGRTDGSEPVGNTVDVAEASYTNDIGAADLMAAWTDPDFDPAVPAVYYARVLQIPTPRWSTYDAKTLGVEVPEGLPTSIQERAWTSPIWYTPE; encoded by the coding sequence ATGATACGCGCATTTGCCACCACCTCGATCCTCGCGCTTTGCGCCGCGAACGCTTCATCTGCTCAGGATGTTCCGACCAACCCCCTGCGCGAAGCCTATTTTGGCAACCTTCACGTCCACACGGCCTGGTCGTTCGACGCGAACATCAACGGCGCGGTCTCCGGCCCCGACGAAGCCTACCGCTGGGCAAGGGGCGAGGCGATCCCGGGAGGCGGGGGAGGTCCCGACCTCAAGATCCTGCGGCCGCTCGACTGGTATTCCGTGGGCGATCACGCCGAATACCTCGGAGCGTTGCCGCTCATGGGCGATCCGGACAGCCCGGTCAGCAAGCATCCGCTCGCCGCGGCGATCAGCGGCGACGATGCCACCGCCTCCTTTGCCGCCTACACCGAGATCCTCGATGGCATCTCGAACCGCAGGAATGATCCGATCCTTGGCGACCCCGCGCTCCTGGCCAGCGTGTGGCAGAAGATCGTCGCCATCGCCGATCAACATTACAAGCCGGGCGAATTCACGACCTTCGCCGGGTTTGAGTGGACGTCCAACCCCGGCTGGCGCAACCTTCATCGGGTCGTGATCTTCCGCGACACCGAGAACGTGTCCGATCACGCCTTCTCGGCGATCGAGTCCGACCGGGAGGAAGACCTCTGGGCCTGGATGGACCTCCAGCGCGAGAGTGGCGCAGAGCTCTTGGCTGTCCCTCACAATGGAAATGCGAGCGATGGCCTCATGTTCCCGATCGGGACGAGCTATGGCGGCAGCGATATCGACAGCGCCTATGCCGAGACGCGGATGCGCAACGAGCCGCTGTATGAGATTACGCAGATCAAGGGAACGTCGGAAGTCTATCCGGCGATCAGCCCGAACGACGAATTCGCCAACTTCGAGCTCTGGGACTACACGCTGGCGTCGACCGCGACGCCGCCCGAGCACAAGGTCGGCGGTTACATGCGCGAGGCGCTGATCCGGGGCATGGCGCTCGAGGCCGAGGGCAAGGGCAACCCATTCAAATACGGCTTCATCGGCGATAGCGACACCCACAACGCGGCCTCGACGATCGAGGAGAACAACTACACCGGCAAGTTCGGCTTCGAGAACAATCCGGAACACCGCCTCGAAGGCCCTCCGGGCGTGAGCGAAGCCGCCGCGCAGCAGGTCCGTCAGTTCAGCTCTGGCGGCCTTGCGGGGGTCTGGGCGGAATCCAACACGCGCGAAGCGATCTTCGATGCCATGGTCCGCAAGGAGACCTTCGCCACCTCCGGCGTGCGTATGCGTGTTCGGATGTTCGGAGGCTATGATTATGCCGAGGGCATGATGGAGAGCGCCGACTGGCTGCAGGCGGCCTACGATGGCGGTGTGCCCATGGGCGGGAATCTTCCCGCGGCACCCGAGGGGGTGGCCCCGACCTTCCTCCTCGCAGCGATAAAAGAGGCTAACGGCGCAAACCTCGATCGCATCCAGGTCATCAAAGGCTGGGTCGAGAACGGCGAACAGAAGGAACAAATCTACGATGTCGCGCTTTCCGGGGGCCGCACCGATGGCAGCGAGCCCGTTGGCAACACGGTCGACGTGGCCGAGGCCAGCTACACCAACGACATTGGCGCTGCGGACCTGATGGCTGCCTGGACCGATCCCGACTTCGACCCGGCGGTGCCCGCTGTCTACTACGCCCGGGTTCTCCAGATTCCGACGCCTCGCTGGTCGACATATGATGCGAAGACACTTGGCGTCGAAGTGCCGGAGGGTCTTCCAACATCAATCCAGGAACGCGCGTGGACCTCGCCGATCTGGTACACGCCGGAATGA
- a CDS encoding sulfite exporter TauE/SafE family protein, which translates to MLTTTILALAGFGAGALNAIAGGGTFLTFPALVWVGVPPIMANATATFAALPGYAGSSWAYRRDIQAGDGPSLRALVVTALLGGVLGALLLLVTPEDLFSGVIPWLLLIATLAFAAGPALLRGLLASGRRLPDVVSPALLLLVSIYGGYFNGGLGILLLAAFGLIGMSDLHRMNGLKTLASLVLSAVSVVTYSLAGLIEWSALLVTGLGCAAGGYVGAHMARKVQDLSLLRTFIVTVGLVTTIVFFAQAYG; encoded by the coding sequence ATGCTGACCACGACCATCCTTGCCCTTGCCGGTTTCGGCGCGGGCGCGCTCAACGCCATCGCTGGCGGCGGCACATTCCTGACCTTTCCCGCGCTGGTCTGGGTCGGCGTGCCGCCGATCATGGCCAATGCCACCGCCACTTTTGCCGCCCTGCCCGGCTATGCCGGAAGCAGCTGGGCCTATCGCCGCGACATCCAGGCGGGCGACGGGCCAAGCCTGCGCGCGCTGGTCGTCACCGCCCTGCTTGGCGGGGTCCTCGGCGCGCTGCTGCTGCTGGTCACCCCCGAGGACCTGTTTTCCGGCGTCATTCCCTGGCTGCTGCTGATCGCCACGCTGGCATTTGCCGCCGGCCCCGCGCTGCTGCGCGGGCTGCTCGCCTCGGGGCGCCGCCTGCCCGATGTCGTCTCGCCGGCGCTCCTGCTGCTCGTCTCGATCTACGGCGGCTATTTCAACGGCGGGCTGGGGATCCTGCTGCTGGCCGCCTTCGGACTCATCGGCATGAGCGACCTGCACCGGATGAACGGGCTGAAGACGCTGGCCTCGCTGGTGCTGTCGGCTGTCTCGGTCGTCACCTACAGCCTTGCCGGGCTGATCGAATGGAGCGCGCTGCTCGTCACCGGCCTTGGGTGCGCCGCGGGCGGCTACGTCGGGGCGCATATGGCCCGCAAGGTGCAGGACCTGTCGCTGCTGAGGACCTTCATCGTCACCGTCGGGCTGGTCACCACCATCGTTTTCTTCGCGCAGGCCTACGGTTGA
- a CDS encoding Rrf2 family transcriptional regulator has product MRLNDSTDIALRIMIHAASTGGQRITIDQIVAHYHLPRSTVMKVVNALTQGGFLSAQRGRSGGLTLARDAGDIPVSALVEHMETDFALAECMRPGNACTITRRCRLISPLEEARHAFLAALARYSVADIALAPAEFGLTATDT; this is encoded by the coding sequence ATGCGGCTCAACGACAGCACCGACATTGCGCTGCGGATCATGATCCACGCCGCTTCGACCGGCGGCCAGCGCATCACGATCGACCAGATCGTCGCCCACTATCACCTGCCGCGCAGTACGGTCATGAAAGTGGTCAATGCGCTGACACAGGGGGGGTTTCTCAGCGCGCAGCGGGGCCGTTCAGGCGGACTGACGCTGGCACGGGACGCGGGCGACATCCCCGTGAGCGCCCTGGTCGAGCATATGGAGACCGACTTCGCCTTGGCGGAATGCATGCGCCCGGGCAACGCCTGCACGATCACACGGCGCTGCCGGTTGATCTCCCCCCTTGAGGAAGCGCGCCACGCCTTCCTCGCGGCGCTCGCGCGCTATTCGGTCGCCGACATCGCCCTCGCGCCTGCCGAGTTCGGGCTGACTGCGACCGATACCTGA
- a CDS encoding NnrU family protein: MSWAVLALAFAAFFLSHSVPLRPPVRKFLEARLGARGFSLAYSAASLAVLVWLVAAADRAPFVPLWDWAPWQSAVTLCLMAMACLLFTASVARPNPLSFGGRGDARFDPARPGLFRVIRHPLLMVLALWSSAHLVANGDLAHVLLFGTFFVFSLMGGRMVDRRRRHEMGEDWSRLVVAMRKAPPWRTELTWPEILLRMLAGAGLYVGLIALHPLVIGVAPLP, from the coding sequence ATGAGCTGGGCGGTCCTCGCGCTGGCCTTTGCCGCGTTCTTTCTCAGCCATTCGGTGCCGTTGCGCCCGCCTGTACGCAAATTCCTCGAGGCCCGCCTGGGCGCGCGGGGTTTTTCTCTTGCCTACTCGGCGGCCTCGCTGGCGGTGCTTGTCTGGCTGGTCGCCGCCGCGGACCGCGCACCCTTCGTGCCGCTCTGGGACTGGGCCCCGTGGCAATCCGCAGTCACGCTCTGCCTCATGGCCATGGCCTGCCTGCTGTTCACGGCCAGCGTTGCGCGGCCCAATCCGCTGTCTTTCGGCGGCAGGGGTGATGCCCGCTTCGACCCTGCGCGGCCTGGACTGTTCCGCGTCATCCGCCATCCGCTCCTCATGGTTCTGGCGCTCTGGTCATCGGCGCATCTCGTGGCAAATGGAGATCTGGCCCATGTGCTCCTTTTCGGGACGTTCTTCGTCTTCTCCCTGATGGGCGGACGCATGGTCGACCGCCGCAGGCGGCACGAGATGGGAGAGGACTGGTCCAGGTTGGTGGTTGCCATGCGCAAGGCACCGCCGTGGCGAACGGAATTGACCTGGCCGGAGATATTACTTCGGATGCTGGCCGGTGCAGGGCTTTACGTCGGCCTGATCGCACTGCACCCGCTGGTGATCGGGGTGGCGCCATTGCCATAG
- a CDS encoding FCD domain-containing protein produces MTSKRGQVVLSELRGLVADLAAEVGARLPPERDLARQLGCSRETLRAALQVLEREGEIWRHVGQGTFCGPRPLGHPIREQILVQGAAPMQLMQARLTIEPSVAAEAARLATPEQAAYLADLAQRGRRARTRPESEQLDAAFHRGIAEVTGNPILLGLLDYLAGVRRHAAWQREWELTYRRLGVTEFTERHSAQHEAIAAAISGRDPDRAAAAMRLHLETISDAMRGAGLPGLGARVWA; encoded by the coding sequence ATGACATCAAAGCGGGGGCAGGTGGTCCTGTCGGAACTCCGCGGGCTGGTGGCTGATCTGGCCGCCGAGGTCGGCGCGCGGCTGCCGCCCGAGCGCGACCTGGCGCGCCAGCTCGGCTGCAGCCGCGAGACGCTGCGCGCCGCCCTGCAGGTTCTCGAGCGTGAAGGGGAGATCTGGCGGCATGTCGGGCAGGGCACCTTTTGTGGCCCACGTCCGCTTGGCCATCCGATCCGTGAACAGATCCTCGTGCAGGGTGCCGCACCGATGCAGCTCATGCAGGCGCGCCTGACCATCGAGCCCTCGGTGGCCGCCGAGGCGGCGCGGCTCGCTACCCCGGAGCAGGCCGCCTATCTGGCAGACCTGGCGCAGCGTGGCCGCAGGGCACGCACGCGGCCCGAGAGCGAGCAGCTCGACGCCGCCTTTCACCGCGGCATCGCGGAGGTGACCGGAAACCCGATCCTGCTGGGGCTGCTTGACTATCTTGCGGGGGTGCGGCGTCACGCGGCCTGGCAGCGCGAGTGGGAACTGACCTATCGCAGGCTCGGCGTTACCGAGTTCACCGAGCGCCACAGCGCCCAGCACGAGGCCATTGCGGCGGCGATCTCGGGGCGTGACCCGGACCGCGCGGCGGCAGCGATGCGGCTGCATCTCGAGACCATCTCTGACGCGATGCGTGGGGCCGGGCTGCCGGGTCTCGGAGCGCGGGTCTGGGCGTGA
- a CDS encoding LysR family transcriptional regulator produces the protein MPEFSREIYSFVEIARERSIRRAADKLNISSSALSRQMNLLEADLGVSLLTRQVTGVQLTEHGTMLLQQVEKWLEEDMRLRAMLAKADATRERALRIGAMECFADTLLPELSLYAQAQDKADRMVTKTGGTAELLRDLENGKLDLVIAFNVHHSQITRVLYDRDCRIGMVFRPGLLSIAEEEVPIARALDHPICLPDENLSLHTRLYSELLKQRRRADIHATSNSIAMIREMAVRGDCVSFLTWFDVHRAVARKQLCFVPLAERRLSETLCVCVSGMRPFAPQLSAVATEAARLIEEVATGTGTERFL, from the coding sequence ATGCCTGAATTCTCGAGAGAAATCTATTCCTTCGTGGAAATTGCCCGAGAGCGCTCGATCCGACGGGCTGCCGACAAGCTTAATATTTCATCATCTGCGCTCAGCCGTCAGATGAACTTACTTGAAGCGGATCTCGGCGTCTCGCTCCTGACCAGGCAAGTGACGGGAGTACAGCTGACCGAGCATGGCACTATGCTGTTGCAGCAGGTCGAGAAGTGGCTCGAAGAAGATATGCGCCTGCGCGCGATGCTCGCGAAGGCCGATGCGACGCGCGAGCGCGCGCTGAGGATTGGTGCCATGGAGTGTTTTGCTGACACCCTGCTGCCAGAGTTGTCCTTGTATGCCCAGGCACAGGACAAGGCCGACCGGATGGTGACCAAGACCGGCGGCACCGCCGAACTGTTGCGCGATCTGGAGAACGGCAAACTGGACCTCGTCATCGCCTTCAACGTGCATCACAGCCAGATCACGCGCGTGCTGTATGACCGCGACTGTCGCATCGGTATGGTGTTCAGACCGGGGCTGCTTTCCATTGCCGAGGAGGAAGTGCCGATTGCCCGGGCCCTGGACCACCCAATCTGCCTGCCGGACGAGAACCTGTCGCTGCACACACGGCTTTATTCTGAACTGCTCAAGCAACGCCGACGTGCCGACATCCACGCGACCAGCAACTCGATTGCCATGATCCGCGAGATGGCCGTACGCGGCGATTGCGTCAGCTTCCTCACTTGGTTCGACGTCCATCGCGCGGTCGCTCGGAAGCAGCTGTGCTTTGTGCCTCTGGCTGAGCGTCGCCTGTCGGAAACGTTGTGCGTCTGCGTCTCGGGAATGCGCCCCTTTGCGCCTCAGCTATCGGCAGTCGCCACCGAGGCCGCACGATTGATCGAGGAGGTTGCGACCGGGACGGGGACGGAGCGCTTCTTGTAG
- the hmpA gene encoding NO-inducible flavohemoprotein: MSRPLSEATLQIIESTAPVVAQHVDRIVPAMYRRLLADEEIRALFNMSNQEGQAPQHKALANALVAYATHIRTPNVLAGAVERIAQKHAGLQILPEHYPHVADALLGAISEVLGEAATPEVLKAWGEAYWQLATILIGREEDIYQGTAEAPGGWRGWRAFEIAEKRREATDIVSFVLRPLDGGAVVRHLPGQYLSFRFPLADGEEQRRNYSISSAPNGQTYRITVKREPHGRVSNWLHEVAEVGQRIDVAPPAGAFFLDPRDKQEVVLLSGGVGLTPMISMLEAFGGKGLRMVHVHAAQDRERHAMAGTSGRLADATFAFYEDLGGREREEGVFEGRIDPAWLTESTSIEQADYFICGPVGFMQAMVRGLKAANVPDARIHHEVFGPAAVTIG, translated from the coding sequence ATGTCGCGCCCGCTCAGCGAAGCAACCCTGCAGATCATCGAGTCGACCGCGCCGGTCGTGGCGCAGCATGTCGACCGGATCGTACCTGCGATGTACCGGCGCCTGCTTGCAGACGAAGAGATCCGCGCGCTCTTCAACATGTCCAATCAGGAGGGCCAGGCGCCACAGCACAAGGCCCTTGCGAATGCGCTGGTGGCCTATGCAACCCATATCCGCACGCCGAACGTATTGGCCGGAGCGGTCGAGCGGATTGCACAGAAGCACGCGGGCTTGCAGATTCTCCCGGAGCATTATCCTCATGTCGCAGATGCGCTTCTGGGAGCGATCTCGGAGGTGTTGGGAGAGGCTGCAACGCCGGAGGTCCTGAAAGCCTGGGGCGAGGCCTATTGGCAGCTCGCGACCATCCTGATCGGACGGGAAGAGGACATCTACCAGGGCACGGCAGAGGCCCCGGGCGGCTGGCGCGGCTGGCGCGCCTTCGAGATCGCGGAGAAGCGGCGCGAGGCGACGGACATCGTCTCCTTCGTTCTGCGTCCCTTGGATGGTGGCGCGGTCGTCCGGCATCTCCCCGGACAGTATCTCAGCTTCCGGTTTCCTCTTGCCGATGGCGAGGAGCAGCGGCGGAACTATTCGATCTCCTCGGCGCCGAACGGTCAGACCTATCGCATCACCGTGAAGCGCGAGCCGCACGGGCGCGTGTCGAATTGGCTTCATGAGGTCGCCGAAGTGGGCCAGCGGATCGACGTCGCGCCGCCCGCGGGTGCCTTCTTCCTCGATCCCCGTGACAAGCAGGAAGTGGTGCTGCTCTCGGGCGGTGTCGGGCTGACGCCGATGATCTCGATGCTCGAAGCCTTTGGCGGGAAAGGTCTGCGCATGGTCCATGTGCACGCGGCGCAGGATCGGGAGCGCCACGCCATGGCGGGAACGTCTGGAAGGCTCGCCGACGCGACCTTTGCGTTTTATGAGGACCTCGGCGGGCGGGAGCGCGAGGAGGGGGTCTTTGAGGGTCGCATCGATCCTGCCTGGTTGACCGAGAGCACCTCCATCGAGCAGGCCGATTATTTCATCTGCGGCCCGGTCGGTTTCATGCAGGCGATGGTGCGTGGGCTCAAGGCGGCGAATGTGCCCGATGCGCGCATCCACCATGAGGTCTTCGGACCCGCGGCGGTGACGATAGGGTGA
- a CDS encoding peptidylprolyl isomerase: protein MTAGAVLKSPLLHFFALGALIFVAYGLLNDRSPAADLDVIVLQSAEAAQIADQFAATWNRPPTVTELEGLMNAWALEEVQYREAVALGLDQGDSVIRLRLSQKMQFISEAGAATLAADEAVLQAHLEAHADRFAEPAKLAFEQVLLPEDPSAAESLKLALEEGADPASLSRGSLLPIRLPLSSETAVDRLFGRGFAAAIAELAGSGWSGPVQSGYGHHLVHVTDRSASRLPPLSEIRATVEEDWRATRAREMREDFGKMLLKRYEVTLPPASEVLAR from the coding sequence ATGACCGCAGGCGCCGTTCTGAAGTCTCCACTGCTGCATTTCTTCGCCCTCGGCGCACTGATCTTTGTTGCCTACGGTCTGCTGAACGACCGCTCACCCGCGGCCGATCTGGACGTCATTGTCCTGCAATCTGCCGAGGCTGCCCAGATTGCCGACCAATTCGCGGCAACCTGGAACCGTCCCCCCACGGTGACCGAACTGGAGGGCCTGATGAACGCCTGGGCACTGGAAGAGGTACAGTACCGCGAGGCCGTCGCCCTGGGTCTGGACCAGGGCGACTCGGTGATCCGGCTGCGGCTCAGCCAGAAGATGCAGTTCATATCGGAAGCCGGTGCCGCCACACTCGCGGCGGATGAGGCGGTGCTGCAAGCCCATCTTGAAGCCCATGCCGACCGGTTCGCTGAGCCAGCGAAATTGGCGTTTGAACAGGTGCTCTTGCCGGAAGATCCCAGTGCGGCAGAATCCCTGAAGCTCGCCCTCGAAGAAGGGGCCGATCCCGCGTCTCTCAGCCGGGGCAGCCTGCTTCCGATCCGCCTGCCACTGAGTTCCGAAACCGCAGTCGACAGGCTGTTTGGTCGCGGATTTGCGGCGGCGATCGCCGAACTGGCCGGTTCCGGCTGGTCCGGTCCGGTACAGAGCGGCTACGGCCATCACCTTGTCCATGTCACCGACCGCAGCGCATCGCGCTTGCCACCCCTTTCCGAAATCAGGGCGACGGTCGAAGAGGACTGGCGGGCCACCCGGGCTCGGGAGATGCGCGAGGATTTCGGGAAGATGCTGCTCAAGCGCTACGAAGTCACGCTTCCACCCGCGAGCGAAGTTCTGGCGCGGTAG
- a CDS encoding NnrS family protein, with protein MATTSDRMRAWTGPALFSYGFRPFFLGAGLWAVLSACLWLALLSGTLALPTRLDPVSWHAHEFLFGYLGAVLAGFMMTAVPNWTGRMPIVGWPLMLLFTLWLVGRLAMGVSALLPAGLGASVDVSFLLVLALVMLREIVAGRNWRNLGVVALLCVFLSGNVLFHVEAARGGYAAGGMGLRIGLGAALMMIALIGGRIVPSFTRNWLARRGSSELPVPPMQRLDKAALLLLLAALAAWIVRPEHLVTSALLIAAGLLNLVRVARWAGTATLSEPLVWILHAGYLFVPLGALAVALGGAMPAVLAPAAAQHLWMAGAVGVMTLAVMTRATLGHTGQPLTAGRGTSAVYALLIASVLIRTAAGLWPGAAAFLQSLSGACWLLAFAGFVCLYGGLLIRPREAR; from the coding sequence ATGGCCACGACTTCGGATCGCATGCGGGCCTGGACTGGCCCGGCGCTGTTCAGCTACGGCTTCCGGCCGTTCTTCCTGGGGGCCGGGCTCTGGGCGGTGTTGTCGGCCTGCCTCTGGCTCGCGCTGCTCTCGGGCACGCTCGCGCTGCCGACCCGGCTCGACCCGGTGTCATGGCACGCCCATGAATTCCTCTTCGGCTATCTCGGGGCGGTGCTGGCCGGCTTCATGATGACGGCGGTGCCCAATTGGACCGGGCGGATGCCGATCGTCGGATGGCCACTGATGCTGCTCTTCACGCTATGGCTGGTGGGCAGGCTGGCCATGGGAGTCTCGGCGCTGCTGCCGGCCGGGCTCGGAGCTTCGGTGGACGTGTCCTTCCTGCTGGTCCTGGCGCTGGTGATGCTCCGCGAGATCGTGGCGGGACGGAACTGGCGCAACCTCGGTGTGGTTGCGCTGCTCTGCGTCTTTCTTAGCGGCAACGTCCTCTTCCACGTCGAGGCCGCGCGGGGCGGTTACGCGGCCGGAGGCATGGGGCTGCGGATCGGGCTTGGCGCTGCGCTGATGATGATCGCGCTTATCGGCGGTCGGATCGTGCCCTCCTTCACGCGCAACTGGTTGGCACGGCGCGGGAGCAGCGAGCTTCCAGTGCCGCCCATGCAACGCCTGGATAAGGCGGCGTTGCTTCTGCTACTGGCGGCGCTGGCGGCCTGGATCGTGCGCCCGGAGCATCTGGTAACCTCTGCGCTGCTGATTGCAGCGGGACTGCTGAATCTCGTACGTGTCGCTCGCTGGGCCGGTACGGCGACCCTTTCCGAGCCGCTAGTGTGGATCCTGCATGCCGGGTATCTCTTCGTGCCCCTCGGAGCGCTGGCGGTGGCCCTCGGAGGCGCAATGCCCGCAGTGCTTGCGCCCGCGGCGGCGCAGCATCTTTGGATGGCGGGGGCGGTCGGGGTCATGACGCTGGCGGTAATGACCCGCGCAACGCTGGGCCATACGGGGCAGCCGCTGACGGCGGGACGCGGGACCAGCGCCGTTTACGCCCTGTTGATCGCCTCCGTACTTATCCGGACGGCGGCTGGTCTGTGGCCCGGCGCGGCAGCATTTCTCCAGAGCCTATCTGGCGCTTGCTGGCTCCTCGCCTTTGCAGGCTTTGTTTGTCTCTACGGCGGGCTTCTGATCCGCCCGCGGGAGGCTCGGTGA
- a CDS encoding nucleoside deaminase, which produces MKDDDLKHLRETVRIAQESREAGNHPFGATLVGPDGTALIRRGNNYSDDRGVGHAELLVAQEASRLYSPEFLAGCTLYTSVEPCCMCAGACYWAGIGAVVYGMTEKRLAVLTSDNPENLTLDLPCEDVFRAGQRKVETRGPYSEIEEEVAEGHRGFWQ; this is translated from the coding sequence ATGAAAGACGACGACCTAAAACACCTGCGCGAAACCGTCCGCATCGCACAGGAAAGCCGCGAAGCCGGCAACCACCCCTTCGGCGCGACGCTGGTCGGTCCGGACGGCACGGCGCTGATCCGTCGGGGCAACAACTACAGCGACGACAGGGGCGTCGGGCACGCTGAGTTGCTTGTCGCGCAGGAGGCAAGCCGCCTCTACTCGCCGGAGTTCCTCGCGGGCTGCACGCTCTACACCTCGGTCGAGCCCTGCTGCATGTGCGCGGGTGCCTGCTACTGGGCCGGCATCGGCGCGGTGGTCTATGGCATGACCGAAAAGCGCCTCGCGGTACTGACCAGCGACAACCCAGAGAACCTGACGCTCGACCTTCCTTGCGAGGACGTGTTCCGCGCCGGCCAGCGCAAGGTCGAGACGCGCGGGCCCTACAGCGAAATCGAGGAAGAGGTCGCCGAAGGGCACCGCGGGTTCTGGCAATAA